In the Trichocoleus desertorum ATA4-8-CV12 genome, one interval contains:
- a CDS encoding Ycf51 family protein produces the protein MPTTADFLIATKWSGILTLVCAALTVLMFVLQWGVRFRFVGVTGFMGVLTVGFFALGLVPLTHTIIPGAAPFSLIYDSGASQAVISVSPKIKQSELDATLRQAASDLFSFGRLGDADEKLTIRARSVIHPEPGQSVPLYLGEVKRSLASRDDSNLAVTIYDQNFARLPQVQTASSSS, from the coding sequence ATGCCTACAACTGCTGATTTTTTAATTGCTACTAAGTGGTCGGGCATTCTGACCTTAGTTTGTGCTGCTTTAACAGTTTTAATGTTTGTGCTCCAGTGGGGCGTGCGGTTCCGATTTGTAGGAGTCACAGGCTTTATGGGGGTTCTAACCGTTGGCTTCTTTGCTCTTGGTTTGGTGCCTCTGACCCATACCATCATTCCGGGTGCCGCTCCTTTCTCACTCATCTATGACTCTGGAGCCAGTCAGGCTGTTATTTCGGTTTCACCCAAGATCAAGCAATCTGAGTTAGATGCCACTCTGCGCCAAGCAGCTTCCGATTTGTTCTCCTTTGGTCGCTTAGGGGACGCGGACGAGAAACTCACGATTCGGGCTCGGAGCGTTATTCACCCAGAACCAGGGCAATCGGTACCCCTCTATTTAGGTGAGGTCAAGCGATCGCTGGCATCGCGAGACGACAGCAATTTGGCGGTGACGATCTATGACCAAAATTTTGCTCGTTTGCCTCAGGTACAGACAGCATCTAGCTCGTCTTAA
- a CDS encoding iron-containing alcohol dehydrogenase family protein, with product MPHSSLPDSSSTPTKTAPVLLSLMVAPAQVIRGEQALAQVGEAIGRLGQRPLIIGGDRTLAAVQPWLQPVLQQEKLLFAQAAYGLDCSESGLAALREAVATHQADVIIGVGGGKALDAAKLIAYQCQLPIVTVPTSAATCAAWTALSNVYSDQGAFLYDVGLPRCPDLLVLDYSLIQTAEQRTLVAGIGDALAKWYEASVSSGHSDQTLLIAAVQQARVLRDILFQKSVAALQEPGGAAWREVVDAAVLLAGVIGGLGGAQCRTVAAHAVHNGLTHLLASHDALHGEKVAYGILVQLRLEEMLQGNQLAATARQQLLRFYAEIGLPQTLGDLGLGQISLADLQHASEVACAKGSDIHRLPFPVVPSQLMAAMVSTTAPVEVSRTTLTQATSNEV from the coding sequence ATGCCTCATTCCTCTTTACCGGATTCATCGTCAACCCCAACTAAAACAGCTCCTGTACTGCTCTCGCTCATGGTTGCGCCCGCTCAAGTGATTCGAGGCGAGCAAGCGTTGGCTCAAGTGGGGGAGGCAATTGGTCGCTTAGGACAACGGCCTTTAATTATAGGGGGCGATCGCACCTTGGCAGCGGTGCAACCTTGGCTACAACCCGTCTTGCAGCAAGAAAAACTGCTCTTTGCTCAGGCTGCCTATGGTTTAGATTGCAGTGAGTCAGGACTGGCAGCGCTCCGAGAAGCAGTCGCGACTCACCAAGCTGACGTCATTATTGGCGTTGGTGGCGGCAAAGCCCTAGATGCGGCTAAATTGATTGCCTATCAATGCCAATTACCGATTGTGACTGTGCCCACTTCGGCGGCAACCTGTGCGGCTTGGACTGCCCTCTCCAACGTCTATTCCGATCAAGGTGCCTTTTTGTACGACGTAGGTTTACCCCGCTGTCCCGATTTGTTGGTGCTTGACTACAGCCTGATTCAGACGGCTGAGCAGCGGACTTTGGTGGCAGGGATTGGGGATGCTCTAGCCAAGTGGTACGAAGCGTCCGTCAGCAGCGGTCACTCAGACCAAACTTTGTTGATTGCCGCAGTTCAGCAGGCCCGCGTCTTGCGCGATATTCTCTTTCAAAAATCCGTTGCTGCTTTGCAAGAGCCAGGAGGCGCTGCTTGGCGAGAGGTGGTAGATGCTGCTGTGTTATTGGCGGGGGTGATTGGTGGTCTGGGCGGGGCCCAATGCCGTACTGTAGCTGCCCATGCAGTACACAATGGCCTTACCCACTTGTTGGCGAGCCATGATGCCTTACACGGAGAGAAGGTGGCTTATGGCATTTTGGTGCAACTGCGCCTAGAGGAAATGCTGCAAGGAAATCAACTAGCAGCGACAGCACGACAGCAGCTCCTAAGGTTTTATGCGGAAATCGGCTTGCCCCAAACCTTAGGGGATTTGGGTTTAGGACAGATTTCGCTGGCAGATTTACAACATGCTAGCGAAGTGGCTTGCGCTAAAGGCTCCGATATTCACCGTTTGCCATTCCCAGTTGTGCCTTCACAACTCATGGCAGCTATGGTTTCGACCACGGCTCCGGTTGAAGTCAGCCGTACCACTCTGACTCAGGCAACCAGCAACGAGGTGTAA
- a CDS encoding SUF system NifU family Fe-S cluster assembly protein produces MTLGNLRDLYQQVILERYKKPRNKGTTSPVHRYQKGHNPSCGDTIELTLQLNESSDRIEDVKFEGEGCAIAIASTDLMAEALRGRTVAEALEMVQRFQTMMKGDAEFPQELRKLNVMQGVSQFPVRIKCANLSWHTLKAALELSEASQPAGFVSNE; encoded by the coding sequence CTTACGTGATCTATATCAACAAGTGATTCTGGAGCGTTATAAAAAACCTCGTAACAAGGGTACAACCTCTCCAGTCCATCGCTATCAAAAAGGCCATAATCCCTCCTGTGGGGACACGATCGAACTGACCTTGCAACTCAACGAGAGCAGCGATCGGATTGAGGATGTCAAATTTGAAGGGGAAGGCTGCGCGATCGCGATCGCCTCTACAGATCTAATGGCTGAGGCTTTACGAGGTCGCACCGTTGCCGAGGCCCTAGAAATGGTGCAGCGCTTCCAAACCATGATGAAAGGGGACGCAGAGTTCCCCCAAGAATTGCGGAAGTTAAACGTAATGCAAGGGGTTTCTCAGTTTCCTGTGCGAATTAAATGTGCCAATCTTTCTTGGCATACCTTAAAGGCAGCCTTAGAGCTCTCTGAAGCGTCTCAGCCTGCGGGCTTTGTGAGCAACGAATAA